The Streptomyces albofaciens JCM 4342 genome has a segment encoding these proteins:
- a CDS encoding RICIN domain-containing protein, translating into MARITRAALATVGMVAALAGGTTTAHAAGATPAPVAETVRFQFAHTGKCLDASPYTAEDKMKVQQLTCNGNDAQKWRVVPAANSTFELRNVVSGRCLEVRRSQPQSGAEVWQWPCNGGKQQHWQFGLLDPVNKLYEIRPTHTGDQCLDIGHAQDTEGAAIWQWKCNQGIAQQWRIQPVK; encoded by the coding sequence ATGGCACGGATCACCCGAGCCGCGCTCGCCACGGTCGGCATGGTCGCCGCGCTGGCCGGCGGCACGACCACCGCCCACGCGGCAGGCGCCACTCCGGCCCCGGTCGCGGAGACCGTCCGGTTCCAGTTCGCCCACACCGGCAAGTGCCTGGACGCCTCCCCCTACACGGCGGAGGACAAGATGAAGGTGCAGCAGCTCACCTGCAACGGCAACGACGCCCAGAAGTGGCGCGTCGTACCCGCCGCGAACTCCACCTTCGAACTGCGTAACGTGGTCAGCGGACGCTGCCTGGAGGTGCGCCGGTCGCAGCCCCAGTCCGGTGCCGAGGTCTGGCAGTGGCCCTGCAACGGCGGCAAGCAGCAGCACTGGCAGTTCGGTCTCCTGGACCCGGTCAACAAGCTCTACGAGATCCGCCCCACCCACACCGGCGACCAGTGCCTGGACATCGGCCACGCCCAGGACACCGAAGGTGCCGCGATCTGGCAGTGGAAGTGCAACCAGGGCATCGCCCAGCAGTGGCGCATCCAGCCGGTCAAGTGA
- a CDS encoding RICIN domain-containing protein, translating to MSRPIRAALAAAAGLTALVGGATTAHAAPATSAASTPAVVKLQVAHSGKCLTIAGGSFRNGANAEQSTCVDGLDNQVFELAPAGDGTFEVRAKHSGKCLEVRGAGTKAGDNVWQWWCGQGDHQRWRFRLVEVAEEQFELRPEHAPNLCLEVKHSEAADGANVEQWNCHGGDNQRWRILPVNA from the coding sequence ATGTCCCGGCCCATCCGAGCCGCGCTGGCCGCGGCCGCCGGTCTCACCGCACTCGTCGGTGGTGCGACCACCGCCCACGCCGCCCCGGCCACGTCCGCCGCCTCCACCCCGGCCGTGGTGAAGCTCCAGGTCGCGCACAGCGGCAAGTGCCTCACCATCGCCGGCGGCAGCTTCCGCAACGGAGCCAACGCCGAGCAGTCGACCTGCGTCGACGGTCTCGACAACCAGGTCTTCGAGCTCGCACCCGCCGGTGACGGAACCTTCGAGGTACGGGCCAAGCACAGCGGCAAGTGCCTCGAAGTGCGCGGCGCCGGAACCAAGGCGGGCGACAACGTCTGGCAGTGGTGGTGCGGCCAGGGCGACCATCAGCGTTGGCGGTTCCGCCTGGTCGAGGTCGCCGAGGAACAGTTCGAGCTGCGCCCCGAGCACGCGCCGAACCTCTGCCTGGAGGTCAAGCACAGCGAGGCGGCCGACGGTGCCAACGTCGAGCAGTGGAACTGCCACGGCGGCGACAACCAGCGCTGGCGCATCCTGCCGGTGAACGCCTGA
- a CDS encoding AbfB domain-containing protein, whose amino-acid sequence MRTGSARARRLVTHGIVTATALAAVTGIAAPAGAFAAPASAVSAADVIRTSEKDRVDAAYKLGFEVTSEQLGMSDRDFIIVLWEHAKDAGDKLSAVRQAAEEAIASTSADDHVRFITTGVGEAREVDRKREEEQAAADRMARTLKSQALIAVGIPNSPDLLALSDDNFIRAIMKHDAAGPEVKKAASDALGEKDTAVWREFISNGAREAHDRDMENERKELEQKNREEAERRKELNARNSAASLFRVVPSEAMLSLGDDDFIRELIRLTPVEAQRSELFVAAQKALNSSDAANWKMFIHSGAAQAYKRDAEIYAKKIADKQREDALAIQAQAAKTGVRPNLVAAAEKALKGGPEAVSRFLLEGQHRALRQSLQAPKLSGWYIRQSSVDGGETFVTPVNAKSKEADREDATWVVKDALAGGPGCYSFESVRKPGFYLSLKDLRARIAPNDRTPQFAKDASWCARKALAGSGTSFESVSNKGHMLRLYKGDLYAAVKNGKHGYDTAKDFEQEATWKISTPLAG is encoded by the coding sequence GTGCGTACCGGTTCCGCCCGCGCCCGGCGTCTCGTCACGCACGGAATCGTCACCGCCACGGCCCTGGCTGCCGTCACCGGCATCGCCGCTCCGGCCGGCGCCTTCGCCGCTCCCGCAAGCGCGGTGAGTGCGGCGGACGTCATCCGCACCAGCGAGAAGGACCGGGTCGACGCGGCGTACAAGCTCGGTTTCGAGGTGACCTCGGAACAGCTCGGGATGAGCGACCGCGACTTCATCATCGTGCTGTGGGAGCACGCCAAGGACGCCGGTGACAAGCTGAGCGCGGTGCGCCAGGCCGCCGAGGAGGCCATCGCCAGCACCTCCGCCGATGACCACGTCCGCTTCATCACCACCGGCGTCGGCGAGGCGCGCGAGGTCGACCGGAAGCGGGAGGAGGAGCAGGCGGCCGCCGACCGCATGGCGCGGACGCTCAAGTCCCAGGCCCTGATCGCGGTCGGCATTCCGAACAGCCCGGACCTGCTGGCGCTCAGCGACGACAACTTCATCCGCGCGATCATGAAGCATGACGCCGCCGGACCGGAGGTCAAGAAGGCCGCCTCCGACGCCCTGGGCGAGAAGGACACGGCCGTCTGGCGCGAGTTCATCTCCAACGGTGCCCGTGAGGCCCACGACCGCGACATGGAGAACGAGCGCAAGGAGCTGGAGCAGAAGAACCGGGAGGAGGCCGAGCGCCGCAAGGAGCTGAACGCCCGCAACAGCGCCGCTTCCCTGTTCCGCGTCGTGCCCTCCGAGGCGATGCTGAGCCTCGGTGACGACGACTTCATTCGCGAGCTGATCCGCCTGACGCCGGTCGAGGCGCAGCGCTCCGAGCTTTTCGTTGCGGCCCAGAAGGCGTTGAACAGCTCCGACGCGGCAAACTGGAAGATGTTCATCCACTCCGGTGCCGCCCAGGCCTACAAGCGTGACGCCGAGATCTACGCCAAGAAGATCGCCGACAAGCAGCGCGAGGACGCCCTTGCGATCCAGGCCCAGGCCGCGAAGACCGGCGTGCGCCCCAACCTCGTCGCCGCGGCGGAGAAGGCGCTGAAGGGCGGGCCCGAGGCCGTCTCCCGTTTCCTTCTCGAAGGTCAGCACCGTGCCCTGCGGCAGTCTCTCCAGGCACCCAAGCTGAGCGGCTGGTACATCCGTCAGTCCAGCGTCGACGGCGGCGAAACCTTTGTGACTCCGGTGAACGCCAAGAGCAAGGAAGCCGACCGCGAGGACGCCACCTGGGTCGTCAAGGACGCGCTGGCCGGCGGGCCCGGCTGCTACTCCTTCGAGTCCGTGCGCAAGCCCGGCTTCTACCTGTCGCTGAAGGACCTCCGGGCGCGGATCGCTCCGAACGACCGCACCCCGCAGTTCGCCAAGGACGCCAGCTGGTGTGCGCGCAAGGCCCTCGCCGGCTCCGGCACGTCCTTCGAGTCCGTGTCCAACAAGGGCCACATGCTGCGGCTGTACAAGGGAGACCTCTACGCGGCCGTCAAGAACGGCAAGCACGGCTACGACACGGCCAAGGACTTCGAGCAGGAAGCCACCTGGAAGATCTCCACGCCGCTCGCGGGCTGA
- a CDS encoding cytochrome P450 has translation MRAADVFTPRTYATGIPYELFRELRATRPVCWIEEPAVDGWPAGTGYWAVLRHADVKHVLRTPGIYSSYLGATQIRDPDTEEDLAFVRAMMLNQDPPDHARIRRVVAAAFTPRAVRELAEVIDARARALVEAVARAGEADFVTVAGDLPVWTLAHVMGVPEEDRQLLFDWSNRVIGYQDDAYADSSTADPAGLSPMGRAALRHRPAPALRPDGRPVNPRSRRALADMFAYAHALAENPRPGTVMAHLREGGLTSAEFENMFFLFAVAGNETLRNGIPGGLLTLLQHPDQFALLRRNPALTDSAVEEMLRYWPPVIDFRRTATRDTELGGQRIRRGDKVVVYHASANRDETVFPAPDHFDITRTPNDHLSFGFGPHFCLGSHLARVQMRAVLRHVVAQLPGLELAGEPVRLVSNFQNGLRSLPVRTS, from the coding sequence GTGAGAGCAGCCGACGTGTTCACACCACGGACGTACGCCACCGGGATTCCGTACGAGCTCTTCCGCGAACTGCGCGCGACCCGGCCGGTGTGCTGGATCGAGGAGCCGGCCGTCGACGGCTGGCCCGCCGGGACCGGCTACTGGGCGGTGCTGCGGCACGCCGACGTCAAACACGTCCTGCGTACGCCCGGGATCTACTCCTCGTACCTGGGCGCGACCCAGATCCGCGACCCGGACACGGAGGAGGACCTCGCCTTCGTCCGGGCCATGATGCTCAACCAGGACCCGCCGGACCACGCGCGCATCCGCCGCGTCGTCGCCGCGGCCTTCACGCCCCGCGCGGTACGGGAGTTGGCCGAGGTCATCGACGCGCGGGCGCGGGCGCTGGTGGAGGCGGTGGCGCGGGCGGGGGAAGCGGACTTCGTGACCGTGGCCGGCGACCTCCCGGTGTGGACGCTGGCCCACGTCATGGGCGTCCCGGAGGAGGACCGGCAACTGCTCTTCGACTGGTCGAACCGCGTCATCGGCTACCAGGACGACGCGTACGCCGACTCCAGCACCGCCGACCCGGCCGGTCTCAGCCCGATGGGCCGGGCCGCCCTGCGCCACCGGCCCGCACCGGCGCTCCGCCCGGACGGACGCCCGGTCAACCCGCGCTCGCGCCGCGCGCTGGCCGACATGTTCGCGTACGCCCACGCGCTGGCCGAGAACCCGCGCCCCGGAACGGTGATGGCCCACCTACGGGAAGGCGGCCTGACCAGTGCCGAGTTCGAGAACATGTTCTTCCTCTTCGCCGTGGCCGGGAACGAAACGCTGCGCAACGGCATTCCGGGCGGCCTGCTCACCCTCCTCCAGCACCCGGACCAGTTCGCGCTCCTTCGCCGGAATCCGGCACTGACCGACAGCGCGGTCGAGGAAATGCTGCGCTACTGGCCGCCGGTCATCGACTTCCGCCGTACCGCCACCCGCGACACCGAACTCGGCGGACAGCGCATCCGCCGCGGCGACAAGGTCGTCGTCTACCACGCCTCCGCCAACCGCGACGAGACGGTCTTCCCCGCCCCCGACCACTTCGACATCACCCGCACCCCCAACGACCACCTCAGCTTCGGCTTCGGCCCGCACTTCTGCCTGGGCAGCCACCTGGCGCGCGTACAGATGCGGGCGGTGCTGCGGCATGTGGTGGCACAGCTGCCCGGCCTGGAACTGGCGGGGGAACCGGTCCGGCTGGTCTCCAACTTCCAGAACGGGCTGCGGAGTCTGCCGGTCAGGACGAGTTGA
- a CDS encoding DUF4239 domain-containing protein: MSEWLVLTIAMAAVCAVVLTITVLRQRRIGEDDDPSETPDVIEYMVMMVGVVYAIVLGLAIAGVWEARGAAEDSVRAEAQALHEVSERVRAYPADARERIRADVDAYVSYVVHKEWPAMSEQGQVTDRGGELLDKVRASVTDYRPRDDYESQSYQPLLDQVAAADSARNTRADSVDPTLPPVVWFGLITGAAITIGLIFTLQIRRSGRELLMAALFSALIAFLLFLVWDFDAPFSRGISASADPFTDLFPRL, encoded by the coding sequence ATGTCGGAATGGCTGGTACTGACCATCGCGATGGCCGCGGTCTGCGCCGTCGTGCTGACCATCACGGTCCTCAGGCAGCGCCGCATCGGCGAGGACGACGACCCGTCCGAGACGCCCGACGTCATCGAGTACATGGTGATGATGGTGGGGGTGGTGTACGCGATCGTCCTGGGCCTGGCCATCGCCGGGGTGTGGGAGGCCCGGGGCGCGGCCGAGGACTCCGTACGGGCCGAGGCGCAGGCCCTGCACGAGGTCAGCGAGCGGGTACGGGCCTACCCGGCGGACGCGCGGGAGCGCATCCGCGCGGACGTGGACGCCTATGTCTCGTACGTCGTCCACAAGGAGTGGCCGGCCATGTCCGAGCAGGGCCAGGTCACCGACCGGGGCGGCGAGCTGCTGGACAAGGTGCGCGCCTCGGTGACCGACTACCGGCCGCGCGACGACTACGAGAGCCAGTCCTACCAGCCGCTGCTCGACCAGGTCGCGGCGGCCGACAGCGCCCGCAACACGCGGGCGGACAGCGTCGATCCGACGCTGCCGCCGGTGGTCTGGTTCGGGCTGATCACCGGTGCCGCGATCACCATCGGGCTGATCTTCACGCTTCAGATCCGCCGGTCGGGCCGCGAGTTGCTGATGGCCGCCCTCTTCAGCGCGCTGATCGCCTTCCTGCTGTTCCTGGTGTGGGACTTCGACGCGCCGTTCAGCCGCGGCATTTCGGCCTCCGCCGATCCGTTCACGGACCTCTTCCCGCGGTTGTGA
- a CDS encoding phosphotransferase family protein, which produces MSSELPDRSGRSPDLPFTDALRDRLGPARNAVRLSSSPRSRVWRVELRGAPAVVKQAVDGADADERYAREVAALRLASRVTPPVVPRLLGTDPLARVLVLERVDHRRPAPDWVVGYAAALARLHAATVSAPAGGTPPLPAWPGPVPTDIDSFLSLADRLAAPVPDGTAAELAALLHRLGSAPGHALLHGDPCPGNDLHAPDGIRFIDFEQSCLGNGLTELAYLRVGFPTCWCVTATPEPLLREAEAAYGREWEAATGSAPPGDLVDACAGWLVRGDALVQRAHRGATDHLARLPDEDWGWGTVTARQRLAYRLGVVARLTADRDDLRGLSRLADAMRARMLGRWPGLTPPPHERPPDD; this is translated from the coding sequence ATGTCGTCGGAGCTGCCGGACCGCTCGGGCAGGTCGCCGGACCTGCCCTTCACGGATGCTCTGCGGGACCGCCTCGGCCCGGCCCGCAACGCGGTGCGGCTGAGCAGCAGTCCGCGCTCCCGTGTGTGGCGGGTCGAGCTGCGGGGCGCGCCCGCGGTGGTCAAGCAGGCGGTCGACGGCGCGGACGCGGACGAGCGGTACGCCCGTGAGGTGGCCGCGCTGCGGCTGGCCTCGCGGGTGACGCCACCCGTCGTACCGCGTCTGCTCGGCACGGACCCGCTCGCGCGCGTCCTGGTGCTGGAGCGGGTGGACCACCGGCGGCCCGCGCCGGACTGGGTGGTCGGGTACGCGGCGGCGCTGGCGCGGCTGCACGCGGCCACCGTGTCCGCACCGGCCGGCGGAACACCGCCGCTGCCCGCCTGGCCAGGGCCGGTCCCCACGGACATCGACTCCTTCCTCTCCCTCGCCGACCGCCTCGCGGCCCCGGTCCCGGACGGGACGGCCGCCGAGCTGGCGGCCCTGCTGCACCGGCTCGGCTCCGCTCCCGGACACGCCCTGCTGCACGGCGACCCGTGCCCCGGAAACGACCTCCACGCGCCGGACGGCATCCGCTTCATCGACTTCGAGCAGTCCTGTCTGGGCAACGGCCTCACCGAACTCGCGTACCTGCGCGTCGGCTTCCCGACCTGTTGGTGCGTCACGGCCACGCCCGAACCGCTGCTGCGCGAGGCGGAAGCGGCGTACGGAAGGGAGTGGGAGGCGGCGACCGGCAGCGCGCCGCCCGGCGACCTGGTCGACGCGTGCGCGGGCTGGCTCGTGCGGGGTGACGCGCTGGTGCAGCGCGCCCACCGCGGGGCCACCGACCACCTGGCCCGGCTGCCCGACGAGGACTGGGGGTGGGGCACGGTCACGGCGCGGCAGCGGCTCGCGTACCGGCTCGGCGTCGTCGCCCGGCTCACCGCGGACCGCGATGATCTGCGCGGCCTGAGCCGTCTCGCCGACGCGATGCGCGCCCGGATGCTCGGCCGTTGGCCCGGCCTCACGCCACCGCCCCACGAGCGCCCGCCGGACGACTGA
- a CDS encoding phosphatidylinositol-specific phospholipase C — translation MDRRGFLKGAAAVSAAGALVGAGNGQAAATAAPPTGRTAARPRPAATSVSVQDWMEALPDSTPMRRLSIPGTHDSGARHGGPWVACQNTTIAQQLDSGIRFLDVRCRAVDSVFAIHHGAFYQNLMFGDVLVACRAFLQAHPSETVLMRVKQEYSEESAAEFRRIFDIYLDGKGWRPLFRLDGTLPSLGQARGKVVLLADSDGLPGVRYADPRVFDVQDDYMAEPLRKYPLVEAQFRKAVREPGKLFVNYVSTAALLPPRSNADRLNPKVKGFLDGGEARGWTGLGIVPMDFPDEHGLAETLIRHNTGA, via the coding sequence ATGGACCGGCGGGGGTTTCTGAAGGGCGCGGCAGCGGTGTCGGCCGCGGGGGCGCTGGTGGGAGCCGGGAACGGGCAGGCCGCCGCGACAGCCGCCCCGCCCACCGGACGTACCGCCGCGCGCCCCCGGCCCGCCGCCACTTCCGTCTCCGTACAGGACTGGATGGAGGCCCTCCCGGACAGCACGCCGATGCGGCGGCTCTCCATCCCGGGCACCCATGATTCCGGGGCACGCCACGGCGGCCCCTGGGTCGCCTGCCAGAACACCACCATCGCCCAGCAGCTGGACAGCGGTATCCGCTTCCTGGACGTACGCTGCCGGGCCGTCGACTCGGTCTTCGCCATCCACCACGGCGCGTTCTACCAGAACCTGATGTTCGGCGATGTGCTGGTGGCGTGCCGGGCGTTCCTCCAGGCGCATCCTTCGGAGACCGTGCTGATGCGGGTCAAGCAGGAGTACTCCGAGGAGAGCGCGGCGGAGTTCCGGCGGATCTTCGACATCTATCTGGACGGCAAGGGCTGGCGCCCGCTGTTCCGGCTCGACGGCACGCTGCCCTCGCTCGGGCAGGCCCGCGGCAAGGTCGTGCTGCTCGCCGACTCGGACGGACTGCCCGGCGTGCGCTACGCCGACCCGCGCGTCTTCGACGTCCAGGACGACTACATGGCCGAACCGCTGCGCAAGTACCCGCTGGTGGAGGCGCAGTTCCGCAAGGCCGTCAGGGAGCCCGGCAAGCTGTTCGTGAACTACGTGAGCACCGCCGCCCTGCTGCCGCCGCGCTCCAACGCGGACCGGCTCAACCCGAAGGTGAAGGGTTTCCTGGACGGTGGCGAGGCGCGCGGCTGGACGGGGCTGGGCATCGTCCCGATGGACTTCCCCGACGAACACGGCCTGGCCGAGACGCTGATCCGGCACAACACGGGAGCGTGA
- a CDS encoding alpha/beta hydrolase, whose protein sequence is MQLRHFPRIRRPRRAGWTDLVLALLLPLLTVPATGVPAHAAGGPAHDATHEPAHATAHASAHASARNPARVVAEVPVGDRMLDLGISSPETGAPVKWVRLLLPKGWSKNASRTWPVLWLLHGGGGNHRDWTDNTHVEQLAAGRDVLVVMPETSGCSSYSDWYNYGAWGSPAWETYLLDEVRPLLERDYRAGTTRAVAGLSMGGLGALKFTAARPGMFRAAASYSGAVSPLYRSTDGGLSGPDGVKLGALTCLADWKRVWGEPGYPFDTDDPTDLRQQWLWKRNSPVEQAASLRGTPLYLSYGDGTTDGGPGWSWGNGDTPPAPSPARCTDPPVHGTQDPVERAVYGMNQQLRAKLARLGIPATVCASKGGHSWPYWERELVASWPMLMRALGA, encoded by the coding sequence ATGCAGCTGCGGCATTTCCCACGCATTCGCCGGCCGCGCCGCGCGGGCTGGACGGACCTGGTCCTCGCCCTGCTGCTGCCGCTGCTCACCGTCCCGGCGACGGGCGTGCCCGCGCACGCGGCAGGCGGTCCGGCCCACGATGCGACTCACGAACCCGCCCACGCAACGGCCCACGCGTCCGCCCACGCGTCGGCCCGCAATCCCGCCCGCGTCGTCGCGGAAGTGCCGGTCGGTGACCGCATGCTCGATCTCGGGATCTCCTCCCCCGAGACCGGCGCGCCGGTCAAGTGGGTGCGGCTGCTGCTCCCGAAGGGCTGGTCGAAGAACGCTTCCCGCACGTGGCCGGTGCTGTGGCTGCTGCACGGCGGTGGCGGCAATCACCGGGACTGGACCGACAACACCCACGTCGAGCAGTTGGCCGCCGGCCGCGACGTGCTCGTGGTCATGCCGGAGACCAGCGGGTGCAGCAGTTACAGCGACTGGTACAACTACGGCGCCTGGGGCTCCCCGGCGTGGGAGACGTACCTGCTGGACGAGGTGCGGCCGCTGCTGGAGCGCGACTACCGCGCGGGCACGACGCGCGCCGTCGCGGGACTGTCGATGGGCGGGCTGGGCGCGCTGAAGTTCACCGCGGCACGCCCCGGGATGTTCCGGGCGGCTGCCTCGTACAGCGGCGCCGTCAGCCCCCTGTACCGGTCCACCGACGGCGGCCTGTCCGGCCCGGACGGCGTCAAGCTGGGCGCGCTGACCTGCCTCGCCGACTGGAAGCGCGTCTGGGGCGAGCCCGGCTACCCGTTCGACACCGACGACCCGACCGACCTGCGGCAGCAGTGGCTGTGGAAGCGCAACAGCCCGGTGGAGCAGGCGGCGTCGCTGCGCGGGACCCCGCTGTACCTGTCGTACGGCGACGGGACCACCGACGGCGGCCCCGGCTGGTCCTGGGGCAACGGCGACACCCCGCCGGCCCCGTCGCCCGCGCGCTGCACCGACCCGCCCGTACACGGCACGCAGGACCCCGTCGAACGTGCCGTGTACGGCATGAACCAGCAGTTGCGCGCCAAGCTGGCGCGGCTGGGCATCCCGGCGACCGTGTGCGCCTCGAAGGGCGGGCACAGCTGGCCCTACTGGGAACGCGAGCTGGTCGCGTCGTGGCCGATGCTGATGCGCGCGCTGGGTGCCTGA
- a CDS encoding trypsin-like serine peptidase codes for MSTTERDGAAEPPDPAPAPAAPRTRRRAAALGLCAVLGLTCAGAVLAVRAFAHGGYLATGDPATGSYAEGAADGDAAADALLSGPYTERPAPPRATVRTTAGQDTAVRGESAEPSVSRPLEAAPTGVSAPVGPLFSPGHDGDADHHCTASVVHSATRDLVVTAAHCVYDGGFRTNLVFAPGYHDGVVPYGVWVPSRIVVDPRWADGRDEDHDVAFLRVRRARGGGPTGQRVEDLTGAERIRFSPPGGLPTRTVGYPDDRETPVGCRNTTTALPGQLRFDCAGFPNGTSGGPMLTAVDPDTGLGTVTGVIGGLDEGGDDETSYSSWFGPDIAALYRRATADGA; via the coding sequence GTGAGCACGACCGAGCGTGACGGCGCCGCAGAACCACCGGATCCGGCCCCGGCCCCGGCCGCACCGCGCACCCGCCGCCGCGCCGCCGCCCTCGGCCTCTGTGCCGTGCTCGGTCTGACCTGCGCCGGCGCGGTTCTGGCCGTACGGGCCTTCGCGCACGGCGGGTATCTGGCGACCGGCGACCCGGCCACGGGCTCGTATGCCGAGGGGGCCGCCGACGGGGACGCGGCGGCCGACGCGCTGCTCTCCGGCCCGTACACCGAGCGCCCCGCACCGCCGCGCGCCACCGTCCGTACGACAGCGGGCCAGGACACGGCCGTACGCGGGGAGTCGGCCGAACCGTCGGTCTCCCGGCCCCTTGAGGCCGCCCCGACGGGGGTGTCCGCCCCGGTCGGCCCGCTCTTCTCGCCCGGCCACGACGGCGACGCCGACCACCACTGCACCGCCAGCGTGGTGCACTCCGCGACCCGCGACCTGGTCGTCACGGCGGCACACTGCGTCTACGACGGCGGCTTCCGGACGAATCTGGTCTTCGCGCCGGGCTACCACGACGGGGTCGTGCCGTACGGCGTGTGGGTGCCGTCCCGTATCGTCGTCGACCCGCGCTGGGCCGACGGGCGCGACGAGGACCACGATGTGGCGTTCCTGCGGGTGCGCCGCGCGCGCGGCGGCGGCCCCACCGGGCAGCGCGTCGAGGATCTGACCGGCGCCGAGCGGATCCGCTTCTCGCCGCCCGGCGGCCTGCCGACGCGGACCGTCGGCTATCCCGACGACCGCGAGACCCCCGTCGGCTGCCGCAACACCACCACCGCCCTGCCCGGCCAGCTGCGCTTCGACTGCGCCGGTTTCCCCAACGGCACCAGCGGCGGCCCGATGCTCACCGCCGTCGACCCGGACACCGGCCTGGGCACGGTGACCGGGGTGATCGGCGGCCTGGACGAGGGCGGCGACGACGAGACCTCCTACAGCAGCTGGTTCGGTCCGGACATCGCCGCCCTGTACCGCCGGGCCACGGCGGACGGCGCCTGA
- a CDS encoding phosphatidylinositol-specific phospholipase C domain-containing protein, translating to MSRTRCAGTAAVAAAMVVALAGPAGAAQPAGSYGATTSVGVHNAYEKAKYPYFADALDSGASLLELDVWTNALGKSWRVSHSNPLGNNSNCVNAATAGELRTKKRDQDLGGCLADMKAWHDAHPGHRPITVKVEMKDGFNDKGGRGPAAFDTLVRSRLGDAVYGPGDLATGHHDLDEAVRANGWPTRSALNGKFLFELIPGTVEESNPLDKLWTDREYATHLKNLAAQGKLNQATAFPAVHGAAAGDPRTRYTETALRPWFVVFDGDAATYLKNGIDTGWYDDRHYLLIMTDAHNVPPVIDGTRPTEAEALARVDQLAAAHGSIVTAD from the coding sequence ATGAGCAGAACACGGTGCGCGGGAACGGCGGCGGTCGCGGCGGCGATGGTCGTGGCGCTGGCGGGCCCGGCCGGCGCGGCGCAGCCCGCCGGATCGTACGGCGCCACCACGTCCGTCGGCGTCCACAACGCCTACGAGAAGGCCAAGTACCCGTACTTCGCCGACGCGTTGGACTCCGGAGCGAGCCTCCTCGAACTGGACGTGTGGACCAACGCGCTCGGCAAGTCCTGGCGGGTCTCGCACAGCAACCCGCTCGGCAACAACAGCAACTGCGTGAACGCCGCCACCGCGGGCGAGCTGCGCACGAAGAAGCGCGACCAGGACCTCGGCGGCTGCCTCGCCGACATGAAGGCGTGGCACGACGCCCACCCCGGCCACCGCCCGATCACGGTCAAGGTCGAGATGAAGGACGGCTTCAACGACAAGGGCGGCCGGGGCCCGGCGGCCTTCGACACGCTGGTCCGCTCCCGGCTGGGCGACGCGGTGTACGGGCCCGGCGACCTGGCCACCGGCCACCACGACCTCGACGAGGCCGTACGGGCGAACGGCTGGCCCACCCGCTCCGCGCTGAACGGCAAGTTCCTCTTCGAGCTGATACCCGGCACGGTCGAGGAGAGCAATCCGCTCGACAAGCTGTGGACCGACCGCGAGTACGCCACCCACCTGAAGAACCTCGCCGCCCAGGGCAAGCTGAACCAGGCCACCGCCTTCCCCGCGGTGCACGGCGCGGCGGCGGGCGACCCGCGCACCCGCTACACCGAGACCGCGCTGCGCCCCTGGTTCGTGGTCTTCGACGGCGACGCCGCCACGTACCTGAAGAACGGCATCGACACCGGCTGGTACGACGACCGCCACTACCTGCTGATCATGACCGACGCGCACAACGTGCCCCCGGTCATCGACGGCACCAGGCCCACCGAGGCCGAGGCGCTGGCCCGCGTCGACCAGCTGGCCGCCGCCCACGGCAGCATCGTCACCGCCGACTGA
- a CDS encoding endonuclease produces the protein MSSSDRARVRALLDTYGRTYADEAGIRIKDTPQPLYQLLVLACLLSARIQAGIAVAASRALSRAGMRTARRMKDATWQQRVDALGEGGYRRYDERTATQLGDGAELLLDKYGGDLRRMREAADGDTGRLRSLLREVPGLGPAGTDIFLREAQAVWTDLAPYLDAKAMQGAERVGLPSSPDALLKAAGKTDPAVLAAALVRAALDKKGAEEIREAG, from the coding sequence ATGAGCAGCAGCGACCGCGCCCGGGTCAGGGCCCTCCTGGACACCTACGGCCGGACCTACGCCGACGAGGCCGGCATCCGGATCAAGGACACGCCGCAGCCGCTGTACCAGCTGCTGGTGCTCGCGTGCCTGCTCAGCGCCCGCATCCAGGCCGGCATCGCGGTGGCGGCGAGCCGCGCGCTGTCCCGGGCCGGGATGCGGACCGCGCGGCGCATGAAGGACGCGACCTGGCAGCAGCGGGTGGACGCCCTCGGCGAGGGCGGCTACCGCCGCTACGACGAACGCACCGCGACCCAACTGGGCGACGGCGCCGAGCTGTTGCTCGACAAGTACGGCGGCGACCTGCGCCGGATGCGCGAGGCGGCGGACGGCGACACCGGCCGGCTGCGCTCGCTGCTGCGCGAGGTCCCCGGGCTCGGGCCCGCCGGTACGGACATCTTCCTGCGGGAGGCCCAGGCCGTCTGGACGGACCTCGCGCCGTACCTGGACGCCAAGGCCATGCAGGGCGCGGAACGGGTCGGCCTGCCGTCCTCCCCCGACGCGCTGCTCAAGGCCGCCGGGAAGACCGACCCCGCCGTGCTGGCGGCGGCCCTGGTGCGCGCGGCGCTCGACAAGAAGGGCGCGGAGGAGATCCGCGAGGCCGGGTGA